CTCTATAGTGACATCATACATCTCCAGGGTTATGAAAGATTCAGATAGCCCTGAGACCATCTAACCTAATTCTGAGCTGGTATTGGTGGACATGCAAATGTATACATGTGTCTTTTTTTGTGTAATAATCCTTTAGTTTGTACTCCTGGTGCCAAAGCACTTCAGGCTCTGGTCTTGCCAAATTTTATAAGCTAAGCAAGGCTGGTCTTTGTCAGCACTTGGATCAGAGACAACTATGAAAAATGCAGGTGCTGCATAAAGTGGTGTTAGTGATTTAGAAGGTGACACTTTTCTGTCTGAGCTTTTTCTGAGTAAATGCTGCAGGAAGTGctgtctcttcccccactcctccccccaccccccaaaaaaagggtGTGAAACTCAGGTCCTGTCCAggtgtgtttgtttaaaattaatccCACTTCATTTTTTTCTCATCGTAGAGAGGCAAACTCCTGGATAAATTCCCACTGAATGTTACATTCTATGTGCCTAAATGGTTTTATATAgcacaatggttctcaaactgtgatcctTGAACTTTCCCTGGTGGTGTCCAGAGTGAGGTTTTCAAGGATAGAGACGATCCATGAGAAGAGTTCTCATGGGCACCTGAATTAAGAAGCTGGAGTACAATATTGCATACAAAAAATTTTATTTAGGAAATGCCCACTTACTACTGCccatgcaactttaattctgtcCACTTGTGTGTCCAACCTTtgcactgactgaggcaggggtTCTCTGGAAAAATGTGAATCATATAATTCACTGCATCATAATGATACTACATAAGGGAGCAGAAGTAAGGTCGCATGGGGAAGCCTAAATTTGCCTTTTCTAACTTATGAGTGCTTATCTCTGCAACCCAGATAACATTCTTCAAATGCAGGCTTTTTTTGTCTAATTTCATTGgtgtttttttattaaaggaaaaaagtaaaaagacaTTCGTGTGTCCAACTGGAACTCTTGTGCCACTGTGCCCCGCGCCTCCCCCCAAACCCATCATGCATTATTAGCAGGGTTTGAGGCCTGAACTGTCAGCGCTGTGgcataaccaatttatttgagcataagccttcgtgagctacagctcacttcatcggatgcatccaaaagcttatgctcaaataaattggttagtctctaaggtgccacaagtactccttttctttttgcaaatacagactaacgcggctgttactctgaaacctgtcgctgTGGCATAGAAATCTACCACTTGTTAGTCCTGTAGCTCTAGAAACAGGACAAGACCATTGCAGTCCATCTTCCCTTTAAGGTAGACGTACTTGTTCTGACTCTTTCTCCTCATCTGACTTCCCatcccaggaggtgggggggctcCTGCCTCATGTGGTGCCTTCAGAGGTAGGGATGGGCTGCTGGGGCCATATCCAGCATTTGAGATGGTTACTAGGGGTAGCCCAGCCCTGTACCCACTTGCTAGGTTGAACTGCCCCATGAGGTGATCGTGAAGGGAAGGATCAGATGCTTATGCCTTGTGCTTGGTCTGGAGAGTGTgattgtgggggagggacagcctGGCCCATGTCATCCCCTGCTGCAATAGCTACTCCAGGTAAGGCATGTGCTGCTCTTTTGATGATAGTGTGGTGTGGGCCCAGGGCTGTAGACTGTTTGTGTTCAGTTATTATTTTGACATGCTGCCAGCATTTTCCTGAATCCCTTCCACAAGAAAAGGGGAAATGATGATTTTTAACAGTTCATAATTTTGCTTAATCTGAATGGAATTTCAGAAGAGGTGCTTCTCTTGCTTTTCCCCTGGCAGATTTCTAAATCCCGCTTCACACAATGGAGGTGTTAAAGCTTCCAAAACAAAGCTCCAAGGATTTTTTTATAACAATgggaagtgttaggcaacctaaaGGAAGTTGCTCTCAGCGAAGAGCACTTGGGGAAACTAGGAATGAGAAGGTTTTATGAAGGTATCAATTATCAGAGATTCAAACAAAAAATATTGAAGTCTATAGTGTTAGATATTTGTTTACTCAGTTTAACATATGCATTTTCCATGAATAAAATATTCCTGAAGGGAAGTGGGGAGAAAAAGGTATTATGTACCTGGTCCTGTTGTTCAAATTAAAGATGAACATACCGTTTGTAgcttctttgttctgttccatttGATTTTGTATTTGAGAAGTTTATGTGCAGGGTCTAGAATTGGTATGGTTTGGGGGTTATTTGCATTAGTCTTTTACGGGATTGTCAAAGCCACACATAGGGTTGAAATTAAGATTTGTTCTTCTCTTGGTATTTCAGTTCATAGATAGTTGCACCATCATGATAAATAATTTTGAGCACATAAATGGCTCCCTGAGGCATTAAAATACCTAACCAAGGTACAGCAGAACTTCCCAAATCCATACTTCACTATATGCACAAAAATATAATGATCTGTCTCTCAGCAGTGGTCCGATAAGCAGAAATGAAGCTGTAGTATCTCATTCGGtagtataaaaagaaaaggagtacttgtggcaccttagagactaaccaatttatttgagcatgagctttcgtgagctacagctcacttccacggatgcataccgtggaaactgcagcagactttatatacacacagagaatatgaaacaatacctcctcccaccccactgtcctgctggtaatagcttatctaaagtgatcatcaagttgggccatttccagcacaaatccaggttttctcaccctccacccccccacacaaattcactcccctgctggtgacagcccatccaaagtgacaactccccacacaatgtgcatgataatcaagttgggccatctcctgcacaaatccaggctctctcaccccccccccacgcccctcccaaaaaccccacacacaaactcactatcctgccaGCAATagcccgatgaagtgagctgtagctcacgaaagctcatgctcaaataaattggttagtctctaaggtgccacaagtactccttttctttttgcgaatacagactaacacggctgctactctgaaactttagaTCTGATACTCAAGTTACTGTACTTTATTATTTGCCTTAATTTATACTGTAGACAGCATTTCCTACTTCAGCACAAATTGCTTCTGTTAAACACCCAGTGGAGTTTCAGTAAGTGACATTTTACTATCTTTCTGCTATTAAATTTGAAGATTTTTTCATCTGTATGTAATCTTCATTCTTATTTCCATGTTTTCTAAAATTCACATGTTGATTAGAAGTCCTCATAGTTTCAAATCTTGCAAGGACACTTTCTGAGCTGTTTCATTTGGCTTAATAAAGTAACTTAGAGCTtgatcttgaaaatgtgaatagTTTGACTTCAAGGGTCTGTTTACATAAGTACTGGTTCTATGAGTAAGAATATTGAAGATCAGACACCACCTTTTCACTCCCTCCTTTTGACAAGGTATAATTTTTGCCTCAAAATATGTTACATTTACAAATAGGAAAAACAATTGTGCTGAAGAATCATATAATGCATTGGATGTACTCAACAGGATTACAGTACAGGTGTATCTTGTGAAAGAGCTTATTTCCTCTACACATCTCCTTCTGGCATATTGTGTGCATCTTACCCTACAGCTCATCATGTTGTTCCACCCAAAAATGCAAAGTTCTGAGGGCTGGGCCATTTCTATGTATTCAATATAAATTGTCATGCACATCTTTGGAGTTGTATACAAATATTAACTCATAGTAAAAATTACAGTAGGAATTATTTTTTCTACTGGAGATAAAAACTTCATGTTGAGAGAATAATTCTctccattttaaattattttttctgacTATTTGATGTTCACAGAGCAGATTGTAAGACCAATGTGTGTGGGGTGTtcggtttttttttgttttttttgaggcTTGTTCTAATCTACATTAACTACTGAGAGTCTGCAGATAATTGTTGacagaagaaaattaaataaattctgTTAACTTCGTACTCTTCCTTTCAGGTCACTGCTGAGAAAATTCTCATCAGATTGCTTTTTGTTTAGTCTTCTGTTTCTCCCCCGCCACGCAATGTGTACTTGTATAATTTCTCTTGTTTATCTTTGTAGTTACACCCTGGACAATAACCTTTTAACTCCAGAGCAGAGGCACttttatgatgaaaatggttACCTGCTCATTAAAAACCTGGTTTCTGGTGAAGACATTGAGCGTTTCAGGTACAGAACAGCTGTTTGGCTAGACGCAATCATATTGATATTTAGTAATGCTGTGAGGCTTTTTGAAACAGTATGAACTTGGGTTCTCCAAAAATGGAAGCATTTTATTAACAAATAACTTATTgcttcatttaaacaaaatgttttggtataGTAAAATGGTAGAATGTGTTTTGAAATGGTTTTTAACTGTGTGTTTTCTAGAAATCAGTTTGCAAAGATCTGTAAAAAGGAGGTACAGGTGCCTGGTTTAATCATAATGAGGGATGTGGCCATTGCTAAATCGGAGTTTGTTCCGGATCAAAAAGCAGTTACTAAAGTACAGGATTTTCAGGAAGATGAAGAGCTCTTCAGATATTGTACCATGCctcaggtaaaaagggaaaacCCTGGTGTATGTTTTAAGTAATTGCCCATGAAAACTAAATGAAATCACTTCCTATAATTTTTCTTAAAACAACAAGAGGAATCTGTGTGAGTTCTCGGAATAACCAAATGAATTTTCATGTTTAGATATTTAGATGCAGCTTAATTTAAGGCATTGTACAGTTTAGAAAGCTTATGTTGATGTTCAAATAGCTTGAAGGAATTCTTGTGAATGTTTTTTGCTGTTCCTCACATTCCTCTCACATGTATGTCCGTGGCAATGGATGATGGAGTATGGAAGtaatttttggaaaataaattagTCTGCTTGAAGTACAGTTGCTATATAAATAAATCCTCTCTTTGTAATCAGATTGTATTGCACATAGCAACCTAAAACCAGAAAATGTTGCTTTTGAAGGACATTTATCTTGCTGACTAATTTGGAAAAGAACAGATAAATGCGCAGAATGTTATAGTTCTTCTGTCATTGCTCTAGTCAGGTATAAATATATGTGAGTTCACTTTTTCTTAGCCACTCCCATAGCAGCAGACACTGCAgctaggtctacactaggaatgctttgctggtatagctatactggtatgcCAGACTCAGCAAAGtgttcctagtgtagatgcaatttTATAGTGGCAAAACTCTTTTACATATTATTCCAACActcttctctctttctcagcTATGTCGGTCATAAAGCACACCTCATCATATTCCTGACCAACATAGTTATGCAGGAAAAAGTTTGTAGTGTATACTTGGCCTGCATGATATGGTGATCAGTTTTGGTTTgattgtaatatatatatatattgcagcaTAAACATCTAACTTTTTTTCTAATATATATTCTTCACCTTAGATCCTAAAATACGTTGAGTGCTTCACAGGGCCAAACATCATGGCCATGCACACGATGTTGATAAATAAACCTCCAGATTCTGGTAAGGGGCACTTGTGTGAGGAAGAATAAGGAATATGATTTTGTATAAAGGGGACATGgtctagtttaaaaaaacaaagaaacctcaCAGAACAAACAATTTCTAAGATATTAAAAATGTTGCCCTATTTTGAAAATTGAATAAAATTCATTTTGACGAAGAAAATAAAGTAGGCTGTTTCGTTTTCTGGCTgttaggctccaattcagcaatgtacacatgcctaactttaagcatgtcagTAGTCTCATGTGGTGAATGCATGGCTATTTGTAGGATCGAGCCCTTAGAAGCCTGGCTTTCAACAGCACTGAGTACTCAGCAGCTCTTATTGACCTCAATAGAACAGAATAGAGGAAGAGCGTCCTTCATCTATATGACATACTCTCTTTGGACTGAGAGTTTAGATATGTCAAATTTAGTTTGGACATGTAGATACTCGCCTCAGTGGAAGCTGTTGGGTGCTCTGAACTTTTTAATCTGGACATTTATTTAAGTgccaaaatatggatttagaagtcCAACTTTTggctcctgtttttgaaaatcttggcattAAAATGTATGAGATAGTGAGGTTTGTAATACTTTAGATGAAGTAACGGTTTCTAAAGATACTTTTATTCTGGATACATTGATGGTTTCATAATATTCAGCTATATGCTACTTTTATTATTCACAATGATCTTGCTTTGTATTTTCAGCAGACATTGATTTATGTCAAAAGATTAAAATACTTAGTTCATGCATACCATCAACCCTCGCACCCCAGTTAAAAAATACAGAAGAGCTACAAAATGAGTTTAGAAACATAGTAGGAGATAGCCTTGGTCCATGTGGAATATTATTTAAACAGCACAAACTACAATTTAAAAGaagttaataaaattaataagcagcaaagGCAGAATACTCTGTTGGAAATGCAATGGATTTCAGTGTTTGTTCTGATGCCCCCTAAATACAGCTGTTCTTTTGTTCAAATGCAGAGCAAGACTTATTCTTGCAGCATGCCCTGTCCCCTCAGTGAAATTGAACAGTGTTCAGTTTAAAATCTGAATCTCTGTTTAGTTTAaaaccatttaatttttttttctgattcagaCTCTTCTCTTTTTATTCCAGGCAAGAAGAGCTCTCGCCATCCCATGCATCAGGATTTGCACTACTTTCCATTCCGGCCTGCAGATCACATTGTGTGTGCCTGGACTGCCATGGAGCGGATAGATCGCAGCAATGGCTGCTTGGTTGTTTTGCCAGGAACACACAAGGGTTCCCTGAAGCAACACGATTACCCTGATTGGGAGGTAGATCTGCATGTG
The Eretmochelys imbricata isolate rEreImb1 chromosome 1, rEreImb1.hap1, whole genome shotgun sequence DNA segment above includes these coding regions:
- the PHYH gene encoding phytanoyl-CoA dioxygenase, peroxisomal — translated: MQEAASAARLGTILRHLCPRTGAAALTAFPTSAQIASVKHPVEFHYTLDNNLLTPEQRHFYDENGYLLIKNLVSGEDIERFRNQFAKICKKEVQVPGLIIMRDVAIAKSEFVPDQKAVTKVQDFQEDEELFRYCTMPQILKYVECFTGPNIMAMHTMLINKPPDSGKKSSRHPMHQDLHYFPFRPADHIVCAWTAMERIDRSNGCLVVLPGTHKGSLKQHDYPDWEGGVNKMYHGVRDYNKNLPRVHLVMEKGDTVFFHPLLIHGSGMNRTQGFRKAISCHYASAGCHYIDVKGTSQENIEKEVVEIAQRKYGVSTPITLKDTWMVRGRLVKGERTNL